In the Acetobacterium sp. KB-1 genome, AAATTTATCGCGAAATAAGGACCATTCAGGAAACCACGACCAATGCGGTTAAAGATAATAAAGAACTGGAAGCGATTCGCAAGCGGATTAAAGAAAAAGAAAAAAATATTTATCAATTTGGCAGCCGACCCCAAAATTATCAGGGGGCGGCTCTGGAGATGGATGACCTTCGCGTTGGGATGAAGGTTTACATCAACAGCCTGCGCCGGGAAGGGGAGGTTTTAAACCTGCTTCCCAATGAAAATAAAGCCATGATTCAGGCGGAGATGATCAAGCTTAAGGTCGATGTCGGCGATCTGAGTGTTTCAACGGCACTGGCTAAGCCGGAAGAGAAAAAGGTCACTTATAAAAAGGTGGATCGTCATGTGATGGATACAAAGCTTGATCTCCGTGGGAAAAATGGCGAAGAATCGCTATATCTGGTCGATAAGATGATCGGTGACGCGATGCTCTCAGGCAACAAGCAGCTTGTAATTGTCCACGGTAAGGGCACCGGAAGGCTCCGGGAGATCATTCATGAATACCTTAAAGGAAACCCCTTAATCGAAGAGTTCCGTTTGGGTGCGATGAACGAAGGCGGCTCCGGGGTGACCATCGTGACGCTATAAAAAAAGTCGACACAATTTAGAAAAGTGGCGATCACTTAGCGATAATACTTGTGTCAACAGATGCCATCAGACAGTTAAAAATTAACCTTGTAAATTTACAGCACCCATAATACAATTAATGAGAAAATTTCACAAGCACTTAGAATTTTGTAATTTTGGAGGAAACATGATTTTATCGGATAAAACCATTTATAAATATTTAGAAAGCGGTGAGTTGGTCATCGACCCACTGGAAAAGGGCCAGGTGCAGCCGGCATCCGTGGACATTCGTTTGGGGACCAGCTTTTTAAAACTGGATGAGAATAATTTTGAGGCCATGTCGCTTACAGACGAAATTAAGTATATATCCATGGAAGCAGATGAGATTGTTATTCCATCGAATTCGTTTCTTTTGGCAACAACGATGGAGTATATTAAGCTGCCCTGCAACCTGACGGCCTTTGTGGAGGGACGAAGCTCCATTGGTCGGATGGGGTTATTTATTCAGAATGCGGGATGGGTGGATCCGGGCTTTGAAGGGGAGATTACCCTGGAACTTTATAATGCCAACCGCCTGCCCATTAAACTGGAAAAGGGTCGACGGATCTGCCAACTGGTCTTTGCCCAAATGGATGGTATGGCCTTAAACCCCTATCAGGGGAAATATCAGGGGCAACGTTCGGCAGTGGGAAGCCGCATTTTTCTCGATGAGGAATGCTGATTCGGATCAGTAAAAACCTGACCCCGTGAGAGAAGGATCAAAACGATGAAAGAAATTTATTTAGATAATGCGGCAACCACCAGGGTCCATCCCCAGGTTGCTAAGAAGATGATGGATGCCCTGATGAATAACTATGGGAATCCATCATCACTCCACCGCTTGGGAATTCGGAGTGAACAAGCCATCAAGGAAGTTCGGGAAGCAGTCGCCCAAAGCCTGAACTGCCAAACCCCGGAAATCTATTTTACTTCGGGTGGAACCGAAGGTAATAATATGATTATCCAGGGGGTGGTAGAGAATAAAAAACGTAATCGAATGCGAATTATCACCTCAGCGATTGAACACCCATCGGTACTGGATGTATTTACCTTTTATGAAAACCATCAGATTGAAGTCGTTGTTCTCGGGGTAGACACCCAGGGACACATTGACCAGGATCAACTAAAAGCGGCGATCAACGAAGAAACCATCTTAGTCAGCATTATGGGGGTGAACAATGAACTGGGAACCATTCAGGATCTAAAAGCGATTGGCAAGATCGTCAAGATGGTGAATCCCAAATGTGTTTTTCATGCCGATTTTGTTCAGGGCTTTATGAAGATCCCCGTCGATGTTAAAGCTTGCCAGTTGGACGCTTTAACGCTGTCAGGCCATAAGATTTTTGGACCTAAAGGGGTGGGTGCGGTTTATATAAAAAAGGGTACGGATATTAAACCGTTGCTGCGGGGCGGCGGCCAGGAAAGCAATATGCGTTCGGGGACGGAAAATGTCCCGGGAATTATTGGTTTAGGAGAAGCCATTCGTTTGCGGAAAGACTCGTTTACCGCTGAGTTTGAAGTGATTAGAAACCTGCGAGCTGCTTTTATCGACGAAATCGAGGCGAAGATCGATGATATCAAAATAAACGGGGATCTCAATGGCAGTCCCTATGTGCTCAACGTTTCCTTTAACCGGGTACGGGGCGAGGTGTTGCTGCACAGCCTCGAAGCCAAAGGGATTTTTGTCTCTACCGGCTCAGCCTGTTCGTCTCATAAAAAGGAGAAACAGTATGTTCTTAAAGCGATTGGGCTGGCCGAAGAATATAAAGAAGGAACCATTCGCATCAGCTTTTCAAATGACATCACCCAAGACGATGTTAAGCCCGCGGTGGCAGCCATTGCCCAGGCAGTGGCAAGCTTACGGCTATTAGTTAAACCAAGAAAAAATAGATGACAGGAGCAAAAAAATAATGGAACATGTTATTCTGGTTCGATACGGGGAGATTGCCCTAAAAGGGTTGAACCGTAATTATTTTATCGAATTATTGGCAAAAAATATCAGAACTACCCTGCGCAGTGTACCATCGGCAAAGGTTAAAAAAATACAGGGGCGCTTGATTGTTAATGTCAGCGATGAAGATCTAAACCGGGCCATGGAGCGGGTGCAAAAAGTATTCGGGATTGTCTCCATTAGCCCGGCTATCGTCATTGACAGTGATATTACGGCGATTGAAGAAAATGCCATTGAGCAGGTACGATCGGCACAGGACATCAAAACCTTTAAGATCACCGCCAAACGGGGCGATAAAACCTTCCCGATCAAATCCCCCGATCTATGCTGTCGTCTGGGTGAAGTGGTGTTGGATAACGTTACGGGTATCACCGTCGATATTCACAGCCCGGATTTAAATCTGTGGGTGGAAGTTCGCGAACAGACCTATATGTATCATCAGTTTATTGCTTGCAACGGCGGTTTGCCGGTCGGCTGCAGCGGCAAAGGGGCACTTTTATTATCCGGCGGCATCGATAGTCCGGTGGCCGGTTATCTGATGGCTAAGCGGGGGGTCGAAGTCATTGGCGTCTATTTCCACAGCTTCCCCTTCACCAGTGACCGGACCAAGGAAAAGGTTATCGATCTGGCTAAGATCATGAGTCAGTATTGCGGCAAAATCAAACTCTTTGTCGTACCCTTTACCGAGATCCAAACCAAGATTGTGGAAATGTGTCCGGATCGGCAGACGACCATTATTATGCGTCGCTATATGATGCGGATTGCTGAGATGATTGCCAATAACGAAGGGGCCAAGGCGATGATTACCGGGGAAAGCCTGGGTCAGGTTGCCAGCCAGACGATGGAAGGGTTGGCGGCTACCAACGCGGTGGCCGAAATGCCAGTTTTTAGACCGCTGATTGGTTTTGATAAAACTGAAATTGTCAAGATTGCCGAAACCATTGGCACCTTTGAAACTTCGATCCTACCCTATGAAGATTGCTGTACCATTTTTGTGCCCAAACATCCGGAAACCAAACCAAAGGTTTCGGAGATGCTACGTTCCGAAGAAAAGATTTCGGAAATGATGGTAGAGATGATGGCCACAGCCGTGGCCGAATCTGAAGTGGTCACACTCTAGTTCATAATTTATGACTTTTTCAGATTAGTTTTTTATTTTGATAAAATTATGAATAAACAACTGAAGCAGTACCGACAATTGTTATATCATGTTGTACGCATCGGAGCGGACACGGCAGAGCCTGTCCGATTCTGCGCGCAGGCAACGAGCCAATCATAAGCTTGCTTATAGTTGGCGACTGCCCGCGACCAATGCGAAAGGAGCGTAGCAGATTTCGCATGGCGCGGCGAACAACAGATTAACAATTGGTCGGTACGGTAGTTTACAGAAAACCTGACCAGGCAATCATTTTGCCTGGTTTTTGTGTTATAATAAGTCATTCGATTAATCATTTTACAAATCATTTTATTAAGATAAAAGGAAAAAATAATGGCAGATAATAATAAAAGTGGCATTCGCCAAAGCTATATAAAAGAGTTGGATGACCTGGTTGGTTATGAAATGGAAAATCAGGTTCTTTTGGATGAATATGTGTTAGAAATCATGAAACGGTTGACCCTGGCAACGAAGCGAGAAGTGCTGATCTGCACCAATGACAAAAACCGGGTTCAGTGGGTGAATATCGGGGATGCAGCGACGGTCAATATCGGTAATGCCGAAATGTTATATCACGTTAAGGCGCTCAATAAATACCGGGTGATTCACACCCATCCCGGTGGCAATCCGCGACTGTCTGACGAGGATTTTTCAGCAGCAAAAAAGCAGAATCTCCAGTGCATTATTGCCATTGGGGTGGATGAAAAAATACCAGTAAGCTTTAGCATCGGTGTGCCAGTGGTTGAAGAAGCGACGATGGAATATGGTCAGGCATTGTTTAAAACCCTGAAGGAGCTCAATACGTTTCCGTTGGAGCATTACATTCTATTGGCAGATCGGTTTATCAAAGACGATCCTGACAATAAGTTTGATTCCGAAGATGAAGAAGAGCGCGCCTTGCTGATTGGTTTGGATCTGCCCGGAAACAAAGGGGTAGAGCTGGTTGACTCGATGGAAGAATTGCAGCAACTGGTAAAAACAGCCGGAGGAACCGTACTGGAACAGGTTTGTCAGGCCAGAAGCCAGATTGATACCACCTTTTATGTGGGCAAGGGCAAGCTTTCGGAACTGATCAAGGTGATTCAGAACAATGACATCAATCTGATTGTCGCCAATGACGAGTTGAACGCTCGCCAGATTGCCAATATCGAAGCCGCCACCGGAACCAAAACGGTGGATCGAACCACCATTATTCTGGATATTTTTGCCCGTCATGCCAAAACCAAAGAAGGCAAGCTGCAGGTGGAATTGGCCCAGCAGAAATATCGGATGAGCCATCTAAAAGGATTGGGGATTGTCATGTCCCGAACCGGCGGCGGCATCGGTACCCGCGGCCCCGGTGAAAAGAAATTAGAAACCGATCGGCGTCATATTCGCAAACAGTTAGAAGAACTGGAAGCCCGAATTGAACGGATCAATAAAAGCAATCAGCTCAATGCCGTTCAGCGCGGAAAAAATAAAATTAAAACGGTTGGTTTAATCGGCTATACCAACTCCGGCAAAAGCACCTTGTTTAATCACCTGACTCAAAGTGAGGTGGTGACCAAAGATGGTCTCTTTATCACCCTGGATTCGACCCTTAGAAAGGTCGATCCGGAACAGGGGGATTATCTGGTCTCGGATACCGTTGGCTTTATCGATAAGCTGCCTCATGATTTAATTAAGGCCTTTAAGACCACCCTGATGGAAGTGGAGACAGCGGATTTGCTGCTTCATGTGGTTGATGTTTCCAATCATAATTACGAGGCCCAAATCACCGTGGTTAATCAGGTTCTTATGGATATCGGTGCGGGCAACAAAAAAGTGATGATGGTCTATAACAAAATCGATAAATTGACCGAGGCGGACCGGGAAGCCTTTTTGCTTAAAAATCAGGAAGCCGTCGATGAGCTGACCCTCTATATTTCTGCTAAAGAAAAGCTCGAAGTCGATATTTTATTTGAAGCAGTGAGTCGGGTACTCGTTGGGGAAAAAAGAGAAATAAAGCTATTGATTCCCTATGATGACAACAAAGCGCTGGCGCAATTGCATGAAATGAAGGTGGTTCAGGAAATTGATTACCAGGCAGAGGGCAATCTGGTCACCATTGTAATGACTGATGATTTTCCGATTCATCTTTTTTTGAAGTATCAGGTAACAGAGGTATAAAGGTGGATGATTATAATACGGTTCTAATCCCGGATGAAACCGAACTTGAAATCAAAAAGTCTCGCTTTATCAATTTGGTTTTTCATATTGAAGCGGAGGAGGAAGCAGAAGCGATTCTGGCCGAAATCCGTAAAAAGCATTATAAGGCCACCCATGTCTGCTGGGCCTATGTGCTCAATACCAATCCCCGGCGCCAAAAAGCCAGCGATGATGGCGAACCTTCCGGCACCGCCGGCAAACCGATTCTGGAGGTCATTGATCACCGGGAGTTAAAAGATGTGCTGGTGGTGGTAATTCGCTATTTTGGCGGCATCAAGCTGGGCACCGGCGGTCTGATCCGGGCCTATGGCGGTGGTGCCAGCGATGTTCTTAATCATTGCCGCGTGGTTAAAAAACAGTTTTCTGACCAATTGCAGGTGGTGCTCAGTTATACCAGTTATGGGGGCGTGAGTAGCGGTTTATTAGAGCGGGACGTGATTCCGGTGAATGAAGATTTTGGTGAAAAGGTAACCCTATCCTTTGAGATCCCGGTGGCCGATACAAACCGGTTTTTAGCCTGGGTTGAGGATAAAACCAACGGCACCGCCAGGATTATCCGCGGTGAACAGGCGTTTGTTGACGTGGCCCTGTCATGAAAAAACAAAAATGCTAAAGCTTTTGTTGTGATAAAGTTGAAGCTTTGGCAGCAGATTCATCGTTAGATAAATAACTAACGATCGAAACCCTTTACAAAGTCCATAAAGTTGGTTATAATTACCATAGTAAAAAATTAATACTGAGTTTTAAATTAATGCGGATACAATAATGTATCTTAATTTAAGACAGAGAATAAAAATATCGGAGGCTTTCTTTCGGTATTTTTTCTTGTGTCTGTGATTGGGTAAATGGCCCGAGCACTTTAATATAGAGAACATTCTAGATGATCAAATTTAAAAGGAAGCAAGGAGTGAGTTGTTATGGAGAAAGAAAAAAAGTACTCGGGGTTCAAGGATTTTTTGCAGCAGAAGGATATCCAGTTCTCGGTTCAGCGCTATTTAATGGAAGCCCTGAAATACATGGCTTTTGGGTTATTTGGAACCCTGCTGATGGGGAGTATCCTCAATCAGATCGGGATTTTATTTCATATTCCTTTTTTAAGTGAAACGCTTTGGCCGGTAGCCATGGCGATGACCGGCCCGGCGATTGCGGTTGCAGTTGCTTATAGTTTAAAGGCACCGCCTTTGGTGCTTTTTTCCATTACCGTGGCGGGTGCTCTGGGAAATACCCTGGGTGGGCCGGCCGGTGCTTTTTTTGCCGCGGCGGTGGGCGCAGAATTTGGGAAGGCTGTTTCTGGTGAGACGAAGGTAGATATATTGGTTACCCCCTTTGTGACGATGATGATGGGATCTCTGACTGCGATGGTTGTTGGCCCACCGATCGGGGCATTGATGGTTGGTTTAGGAGAAGTGATTATGTGGGCAACGGTGCAGCAACCGATTATTATGGGTGCTGTTATCGCTGTTATCGTCGGGATTGTGCTAACCCTGCCGATTTCCAGTGCGGCCTTATGTATTATGCTGGGACTTTCAGGTCTTGCCGGGGGGGCGGCTACGGTTGGCTGCTGTTGTCAGATGGTCGGTTTTGCGATACAGAGCTATCGGGATAATGGTGTCGGCGGTCTGGCTGCTCAGGGGATTGGAACCTCGATGATCCAAATGCCCAATATCATCAAGAACTGGAAGATCTGGATTCCTCCCACTCTGGCATCTGCTATTTTGGGACCCTTTGCTACCACTGTTTTTCAGATGAAGAATACGCCGATTGCGTCAGGAATGGGTACCTGTGGTTTTGTGGGGCAAATTGGGACGGTCATGGCGATGACGGAAGCTGGAGATTCGACGTTTAATATTGTTGCCGGGATTGCCTTGCTTCAATTTATTCTTCCGGGTCTATTGACCTATCTGTTTTACCGCGTTCTCCATGCCAGAGGCTGGATTAAAGATGGGGATTTAAAACTGGATATTTAGTCATTAACGGAGAAAAAAACAAAACTCTGTGGTTTTTTAAAGGTTTATTCGTTATAATGGCAAGGCTTTATCAAAGCTAATCAACTTAGGAAGGACGAATATATGAGCAAAAACAAGCGGGTTACATTTCTATTTAAGCTGCTTTTACTGGCTTATCTGGGATTTTTATTTATCCTGACCCTATTACCCGACGCAACGAATATTACCTACGAAACGACTTTTAATTTAGTGCCGCTTACCACCATTGATAACTTTTTTTATGATATTGTGGTGAATGGCTTTATTAATTGGGAATTTCTGGCGACTAAACCAACAGATCCAACTGAAATTGTGTTATACACCTTTACTGATTCTTTTAAAAATCTGGCGGGAAACATTATTTTGTTTATGCCTTTGGGTTTGTTATATCCTTTATCAAGAAAAATCAAGGTTAATTTCTTTCATGCATTTATGGTAATATTAGGCACCACCTGTACCATCGAGCTGATCCAGTATTTATTTCTGGCCAGCCGCCGGGCGGATATCGATGATATTATCTTGAATTTAATTGGTGGTTTGATGGGTTACCTGATTTATAAATGGATCGAGTAGAAAAATAAGGGGGAAACATGGCCAAGAAAAAAAGTATTTTTGTCTGTCAGAACTGTGGTTATGATTCACCCAAATGGATGGGGAAATGCCCCGAGTGCGAAAAGTGGAATACCATGGTAGAGGAACTGGATCTTGCCAAAATGGGGAGCAAGGAAAATACCCGGGAGCGGGGCGTTTATTCCCGCCCGAAATCACTGGCTGAGATTACCTTTACCGGAGATACCCGGTATCCCACTCGCAATGAAGAGTTTGACCGGGTTTTAGGCGGCGGGATTGTGCCGGGAGGGATGATTCTGCTCGGCGGCGACCCGGGGATCGGGAAGTCAACGCTGTTACTGCAGACTACCGAGGCGCTCGGTAATCAGGGCTACAAAATTCTCTATATTTCCGGGGAAGAGTCGGAACAGCAATTAAAAATGCGGGGCGAACGGATGCATGTTAAATCCGAAAACATTTCCTTTTTATCAGAGATTAATATCCCTTATCTGCTTACCATTATTCTGGAAGAACGGCCGGATATTGTGATCATCGACTCGATTCAAACCATGTACAGCCCGGATATCACCTCAGCTCCGGGAAGTGTCAGCCAGATCCGGGAAAACACGGGTGCTTTAATGCAATTGGCCAAAAAAGACAATATCTCGATGGTGCTGGTCGGCCATGTCACCAAAGATGGTGCCATTGCCGGACCGCGCGTTTTAGAGCATATGGTCGATACGGTGCTCTATTTTGAGGGCGAAAAATATCACGCCTATCGGGTGCTGCGGGGGGTTAAAAACCGTTTTGGTTCCACCAATGAGATCGGCATTTTCGAAATGACCGAAAATGGTCTGGAGTCGGTGGCTAATCCATCGGAAATGATGCTCGACAGCCGCCCCAAAAATACCTGCGGTTCGGTGGTCGTGCCCTGTATCGAGGGTACCCGACCACTACTAATTGAGCTTCAAGGTCTGGTTTCGGCCACCGGTTTTGGGAATCCCCGGCGGATGGCAACCGGCATGGATTATAACCGGATGGTGCTATTAATGGCGATTATGGAAAAACGACTGGGGATTCAGATGCAGTCGGTGGATGCTTATATCAATGTGGTGGGTGGCATCAAGGTGGATGAACCCGCTTTGGATCTTGGGGTGATCGCGGTGCTTTATTCCAGCCTCCGGGATTTTCAAATCCCTGGCGATTTGATGATCCTGGGTGAGGTCGGATTAACCGGTGAGGTGCGAAACATTCAGCATATTGAAAAACGGCTCATCGAAGGAAAAAAATTAGGCTTTAAACGCTGTATTATTCCTAAAGGGAACCAAAAGGGTTTAAAAGTAGCCGGAATGGAAGTTTTCCCGGTCGATAATATCCGCTCGGCACTGGATATTCTGCTATAAACTCAGGCGAGTTGAAAACGATGAATTTGTCTGCTGATGGCCAACAAAAATTTATCCTTTGATTTCTGGAGAAAACCGTGTATAATTAGATTATCCCAAAGTGTTCGTTTTAACTTTATTTTTGAACCTACATCAATACTCAGGGAGTCTGATTGTTCGCTAGCAGATGTTAAGCCTCGTTTATCTTGGATATTCAGTGGAAAACAGAAATTAGAGACAAGACACCCACTTAGCTTTCGCTAGGGCGTCAAAAATGGAGTACGACACATTGGGATAGCACCTAAGGGTGCTTTTTTTGTGTTGAAATATTTTTTCGTTTTGGTACAATAGGTAAAGCATGTTTAAATTTTGAAGGAGGGCTTTATGTACGAATATATGATCGGGAGCCTGGAAGAGCAAGCCATGGATTATGTGGTCATTGATCTAAACCGCATGGGATACAAGGTAAAGGTATCCACCAATACACTAAATGAGCTGCCTAATCTGCATTCTGAGGTAAAGCTGCATCTTCATCAGGTGATTAAAGAAGACGAGGTGTCGCTTTATGGTTTTGCGACCACCGATGAACGGGAAATTTTTAGAACCATGATCGGGATTTCTGGAATTGGACCTAAAGCGGCGATGGGACTCTTGTCTCAGTTTAGCCGAAACGAACTGATTGGACATATCGTTAGTGATGATCCAAAGAGCATTGCCAAGGCACCGGGAATCGGGATTAAAACCGCCAGCCGGATTATTCTGGAGCTTAAAGATCGCTATAAGGATGTAACGGTGGGCGACCTTAAGGTCGTTGACTTACGGGGAAAAGACGATAATGTCGCCCAGGCTGTTAACGGACTGGTGGGTTTGGGCTATAGTTTATCGGAAGCTTCTGAGATGGTATCCCGGGCATTTACTCCCGCAAGCAGTATTGAAGAACTGATTACTGGTGCGCTCCGTTCGGCCAATCCATTGAAAGGACGATAATCCATGAAGGAACGAATTATCACTTCCGATTTTACGGAATTGGATGTTGAAATAGAGAAGAATTTAAGACCGCAGGGTCTGGATGAGTACATTGGTCAGGAAAAGGTTAAGAAGCAGATGGGGATCTTTATAAAAGCCGCCCAAAAACGAAGTGAAAGCCTGGATCATGTACTATTATACGGTCCGCCGGGGCTGGGGAAAACAACCCTGGCTAACATTATTGCCCGGGAAATGGGGGTGGGGATAAAAACCACCTCTGGTCCGGCGATTGAAAAGGCCGGCGATCTGGCCGCCATTCTGACGAGCTTAAAAGAAGGAGATATCCTCTTTATTGATGAGATCCATCGGCTGCAACGCGCGGTCGAAGAGGTTTTATACCCGGCTATGGAAGATTATGCCCTGGATATCATCATCGGCAAAGGTCCGGGCGCCCGCTCGATCCGGCTGGAGCTACCGCCCTTTACCTTAATTGGCGCCACCACCCGGGTAGGACTGCTGACCTCACCGCTACGGGATCGCTTTGGAGTGATCCAGCGATTGGAACTGTATAATCCTGAGGAGCTGGCTACGATTATCCGCCGTTCATCCGGCATTATCGGAATTGAAATGGATGATGAAGGAGCCGTTGAGCTGGCCATCCGTTCCCGCGGGACGCCGCGAATTGCCAATCGGCTGTTAAAACGGGTTCGCGATTATTGCGAAATTGAAGGCCGCGGCGTCATTGATCTTAAGATTACCCGCGAAGCGCTGGAACTTTTTGAAGTCGATGCAGTCGGTCTGGACGAGATTGATCGGATCATGCTCCGGACCATTGTCGAAAAGTTTGATGGCGGACCGGTGGGGATCGACACCCTGGCCGCCGCCATTGGTGAAGAGAAAAATACCATTGAAGAGGTCTATGAACCCTATCTGATTCAATTGGGATTTCTTTCGAAAACACCCCGGGGTCGGGTGATCACCAGTCGTGGTTATGCCCATCTGGGGTTAGCAGAATTAATGAATGAGGCCCTTAATCCGCAGCAATTAAAAATAAATTTTTATGACAACGAGGAAGAAATAGATGGATAAAACTGACTTTTATTATGATCTCCCGGATGAACTGATCGCCCAGAGTCCTTTGGAAAAAAGAGACAATTCCCGGTTAATGGTGATTAATAGAGAAAAAAACACCATTGCCGATCAGAACTTTTTTGAAGTGACGAATTATTTAAGGCCCGGGGATTTACTGGTGATGAATAACACCAAGGTGTTGCCGGGCCGGCTGTTTGGTACCCGCGAAGATACCGGGGGCAAGGTGGAAATCCTGCTGTTGCGACATCTGTCTCAAAAAGACTGGGAAATCATGGTCAAACCGGGAAAGCGGGCTCGGGTTGGTGCTCGGATTGTGTTTAGTCCGGAGCTTAAGGGTGAGATTACCGGAACCACCCAGGGTGGACTGCGGATTATCAGTTTTGAATATTTGGGCGTTTTTGAGGAAATTATCGATGAGATCGGCCTGATGCCGGTTCCGCCGTATATTCACGAAACCCTAAAGGACAATAACCGCTATCAGACTGTCTATGCTAAACATGATGGCTCATCAGCAGCGCCCACTGCCGGGCTCCATTTCACACCGGATCTGCTTCAGAAAATTGAAGCGATGGGAGTGGAAATTGCCGAGGTGACTCTCCATGTGGGGATTGGTACCTTTCGTCCAGTAAAATGTGATGTGATTGAAGAACATCATATGCATGAAGAATATTACGAGGTACCGGAAGAAACCGCCAAGGCCATTAAGCGAACCAGGGAAAGAGGTGGTCGGGTTATCGCCGTCGGCACCACCTCAGTGCGAACCCTGGAAAGTAACGCCAAGCTGCATGACGGCGTGGTAACTGCCTATACCGGAGTGACGGATATTTTTATTTACCCCGGCTATCAGTGGGAGGTGGTGGATGCGTTGATTACGAATTTCCATCTACCAGAATCCACCCTATTGATGCTGGTGTCGGCCTTTTATAACCGG is a window encoding:
- the dcd gene encoding dCTP deaminase; translated protein: MILSDKTIYKYLESGELVIDPLEKGQVQPASVDIRLGTSFLKLDENNFEAMSLTDEIKYISMEADEIVIPSNSFLLATTMEYIKLPCNLTAFVEGRSSIGRMGLFIQNAGWVDPGFEGEITLELYNANRLPIKLEKGRRICQLVFAQMDGMALNPYQGKYQGQRSAVGSRIFLDEEC
- a CDS encoding cysteine desulfurase family protein codes for the protein MKEIYLDNAATTRVHPQVAKKMMDALMNNYGNPSSLHRLGIRSEQAIKEVREAVAQSLNCQTPEIYFTSGGTEGNNMIIQGVVENKKRNRMRIITSAIEHPSVLDVFTFYENHQIEVVVLGVDTQGHIDQDQLKAAINEETILVSIMGVNNELGTIQDLKAIGKIVKMVNPKCVFHADFVQGFMKIPVDVKACQLDALTLSGHKIFGPKGVGAVYIKKGTDIKPLLRGGGQESNMRSGTENVPGIIGLGEAIRLRKDSFTAEFEVIRNLRAAFIDEIEAKIDDIKINGDLNGSPYVLNVSFNRVRGEVLLHSLEAKGIFVSTGSACSSHKKEKQYVLKAIGLAEEYKEGTIRISFSNDITQDDVKPAVAAIAQAVASLRLLVKPRKNR
- the thiI gene encoding tRNA uracil 4-sulfurtransferase ThiI, which translates into the protein MEHVILVRYGEIALKGLNRNYFIELLAKNIRTTLRSVPSAKVKKIQGRLIVNVSDEDLNRAMERVQKVFGIVSISPAIVIDSDITAIEENAIEQVRSAQDIKTFKITAKRGDKTFPIKSPDLCCRLGEVVLDNVTGITVDIHSPDLNLWVEVREQTYMYHQFIACNGGLPVGCSGKGALLLSGGIDSPVAGYLMAKRGVEVIGVYFHSFPFTSDRTKEKVIDLAKIMSQYCGKIKLFVVPFTEIQTKIVEMCPDRQTTIIMRRYMMRIAEMIANNEGAKAMITGESLGQVASQTMEGLAATNAVAEMPVFRPLIGFDKTEIVKIAETIGTFETSILPYEDCCTIFVPKHPETKPKVSEMLRSEEKISEMMVEMMATAVAESEVVTL
- the hflX gene encoding GTPase HflX, encoding MADNNKSGIRQSYIKELDDLVGYEMENQVLLDEYVLEIMKRLTLATKREVLICTNDKNRVQWVNIGDAATVNIGNAEMLYHVKALNKYRVIHTHPGGNPRLSDEDFSAAKKQNLQCIIAIGVDEKIPVSFSIGVPVVEEATMEYGQALFKTLKELNTFPLEHYILLADRFIKDDPDNKFDSEDEEERALLIGLDLPGNKGVELVDSMEELQQLVKTAGGTVLEQVCQARSQIDTTFYVGKGKLSELIKVIQNNDINLIVANDELNARQIANIEAATGTKTVDRTTIILDIFARHAKTKEGKLQVELAQQKYRMSHLKGLGIVMSRTGGGIGTRGPGEKKLETDRRHIRKQLEELEARIERINKSNQLNAVQRGKNKIKTVGLIGYTNSGKSTLFNHLTQSEVVTKDGLFITLDSTLRKVDPEQGDYLVSDTVGFIDKLPHDLIKAFKTTLMEVETADLLLHVVDVSNHNYEAQITVVNQVLMDIGAGNKKVMMVYNKIDKLTEADREAFLLKNQEAVDELTLYISAKEKLEVDILFEAVSRVLVGEKREIKLLIPYDDNKALAQLHEMKVVQEIDYQAEGNLVTIVMTDDFPIHLFLKYQVTEV
- a CDS encoding YigZ family protein, which translates into the protein MDDYNTVLIPDETELEIKKSRFINLVFHIEAEEEAEAILAEIRKKHYKATHVCWAYVLNTNPRRQKASDDGEPSGTAGKPILEVIDHRELKDVLVVVIRYFGGIKLGTGGLIRAYGGGASDVLNHCRVVKKQFSDQLQVVLSYTSYGGVSSGLLERDVIPVNEDFGEKVTLSFEIPVADTNRFLAWVEDKTNGTARIIRGEQAFVDVALS
- a CDS encoding PTS transporter subunit IIC; translated protein: MEKEKKYSGFKDFLQQKDIQFSVQRYLMEALKYMAFGLFGTLLMGSILNQIGILFHIPFLSETLWPVAMAMTGPAIAVAVAYSLKAPPLVLFSITVAGALGNTLGGPAGAFFAAAVGAEFGKAVSGETKVDILVTPFVTMMMGSLTAMVVGPPIGALMVGLGEVIMWATVQQPIIMGAVIAVIVGIVLTLPISSAALCIMLGLSGLAGGAATVGCCCQMVGFAIQSYRDNGVGGLAAQGIGTSMIQMPNIIKNWKIWIPPTLASAILGPFATTVFQMKNTPIASGMGTCGFVGQIGTVMAMTEAGDSTFNIVAGIALLQFILPGLLTYLFYRVLHARGWIKDGDLKLDI
- a CDS encoding VanZ family protein, with the protein product MSKNKRVTFLFKLLLLAYLGFLFILTLLPDATNITYETTFNLVPLTTIDNFFYDIVVNGFINWEFLATKPTDPTEIVLYTFTDSFKNLAGNIILFMPLGLLYPLSRKIKVNFFHAFMVILGTTCTIELIQYLFLASRRADIDDIILNLIGGLMGYLIYKWIE
- the radA gene encoding DNA repair protein RadA is translated as MAKKKSIFVCQNCGYDSPKWMGKCPECEKWNTMVEELDLAKMGSKENTRERGVYSRPKSLAEITFTGDTRYPTRNEEFDRVLGGGIVPGGMILLGGDPGIGKSTLLLQTTEALGNQGYKILYISGEESEQQLKMRGERMHVKSENISFLSEINIPYLLTIILEERPDIVIIDSIQTMYSPDITSAPGSVSQIRENTGALMQLAKKDNISMVLVGHVTKDGAIAGPRVLEHMVDTVLYFEGEKYHAYRVLRGVKNRFGSTNEIGIFEMTENGLESVANPSEMMLDSRPKNTCGSVVVPCIEGTRPLLIELQGLVSATGFGNPRRMATGMDYNRMVLLMAIMEKRLGIQMQSVDAYINVVGGIKVDEPALDLGVIAVLYSSLRDFQIPGDLMILGEVGLTGEVRNIQHIEKRLIEGKKLGFKRCIIPKGNQKGLKVAGMEVFPVDNIRSALDILL